The following proteins are encoded in a genomic region of Streptomyces sp. NBC_01723:
- the kdpA gene encoding potassium-transporting ATPase subunit KdpA, which translates to MSPVLAGVLQLLALIAALALAYVPLGNHMARVYSSDKHWRVEKWIYKGIGADPDREMHWPAYLRGVLAFSLAGVLFLYLLQRLQGVLPGSLGFASIDPDQAFNTAVSFVTNTNWQSYSGEQAMGHVVQTAGLAVQNFVSAAVGMAVAIALVRGFARSRTGELGNFWSDLVRGVVRVLVPIAAVAAVVLVACGAIQNFSGIHEVGQFLGDPQQWNGGAVASQEAIKELGTNGGGYFNANSAHPFENPTPFSNLFEIFLILLIPFSLTRTFGLMVGSVRQGYAILGTMAAIWVGFTALMMWTEFAHHGPAPELAGASMEGKELRFGVGASSIFAVSTTLTSTGAVDSFHSSFTGLGGGITMLGMMLGEIAPGGVGSGLYGMLIMAVIAVFIAGLMVGRTPEYLGKKIGTREIKFAACYILITPALVLVFTAAAMALPTPGHSMTNSGAHGFSEILYAYTSASNNNGSAFAGLNADTQWFNSTLGLAMLLGRFLPMVFVLALAGSLAQQKPVPASAGTLRTEKPLFTGLLVGAVLIITGLTYFPALALGPLAEGLAA; encoded by the coding sequence ATGAGCCCCGTCCTCGCCGGCGTCCTCCAGCTGCTCGCGCTCATCGCCGCGCTGGCGCTCGCCTACGTACCCCTCGGCAACCACATGGCCCGGGTCTACTCCTCCGACAAGCACTGGCGCGTCGAGAAGTGGATCTACAAGGGCATCGGTGCCGACCCCGACCGGGAGATGCACTGGCCCGCGTACCTGCGCGGCGTGCTCGCCTTCTCCCTCGCCGGCGTCCTCTTCCTCTACCTGCTCCAGCGGCTCCAGGGCGTCCTCCCCGGCTCCCTCGGCTTCGCCTCCATCGACCCGGACCAGGCGTTCAACACCGCCGTGTCCTTCGTGACCAACACCAACTGGCAGTCGTACTCCGGCGAACAGGCCATGGGCCACGTCGTGCAGACCGCCGGCCTCGCCGTGCAGAACTTCGTCTCCGCCGCCGTCGGCATGGCCGTCGCCATCGCCCTGGTGCGCGGCTTCGCCCGGTCCCGCACCGGTGAGCTGGGCAACTTCTGGTCGGACCTGGTGCGCGGTGTCGTCCGCGTCCTGGTGCCGATCGCCGCGGTCGCCGCCGTCGTCCTGGTCGCCTGCGGGGCCATCCAGAACTTCTCCGGCATCCACGAGGTCGGTCAGTTCCTCGGCGACCCGCAGCAGTGGAACGGCGGCGCGGTCGCCTCCCAGGAGGCCATCAAGGAGCTGGGCACCAACGGCGGCGGCTACTTCAACGCCAACTCCGCCCACCCCTTCGAGAACCCGACGCCCTTCTCGAACCTGTTCGAGATCTTCCTGATCCTGCTCATCCCGTTCTCGCTGACCCGGACCTTCGGCCTGATGGTCGGCTCGGTCCGCCAGGGCTACGCGATCCTCGGCACGATGGCCGCCATCTGGGTCGGCTTCACCGCCCTGATGATGTGGACCGAGTTCGCCCACCACGGACCGGCCCCGGAACTCGCGGGCGCGTCGATGGAGGGCAAGGAGCTGCGCTTCGGCGTGGGCGCCTCGTCGATCTTCGCGGTGTCGACCACGCTGACCTCCACGGGCGCTGTGGACTCCTTCCACTCCTCGTTCACCGGACTCGGCGGCGGCATCACCATGCTCGGCATGATGCTGGGCGAGATCGCGCCCGGCGGCGTCGGCTCCGGCCTCTACGGGATGCTGATCATGGCGGTCATCGCGGTGTTCATCGCCGGTCTGATGGTCGGCCGAACACCCGAGTACCTGGGCAAGAAGATCGGCACCCGCGAGATCAAGTTCGCGGCCTGCTACATCCTCATCACGCCCGCCCTGGTCCTGGTCTTCACCGCCGCCGCCATGGCCCTGCCGACCCCGGGCCACTCGATGACCAACAGCGGGGCGCACGGATTCTCCGAGATCCTCTACGCCTACACCTCGGCCTCGAACAACAACGGCTCCGCCTTCGCCGGCCTGAACGCGGACACGCAGTGGTTCAACAGCACCCTGGGGCTGGCGATGCTGCTCGGCCGCTTCCTGCCGATGGTGTTCGTCCTGGCGCTCGCGGGCTCCCTCGCCCAGCAGAAGCCCGTACCCGCCTCCGCCGGCACCCTGCGCACCGAGAAGCCGCTGTTCACCGGCCTGCTCGTCGGCGCCGTCCTGATCATCACCGGTCTGACCTACTTCCCGGCGCTCGCGCTGGGCCCGCTCGCCGAGGGGCTGGCGGCATGA